Sequence from the Deltaproteobacteria bacterium genome:
AAGGAAGCCCATGCATTTCCCAAAGCTCTCCCGCAAAAACACGTACTCTCCGCCTGCCCTGGGGAACATGGCCCCCAGTTCCCCGTAGCAAAGGGCCCCGCAGAGGGCAAATATGCCGCCAACAAGCCAGCAGAGAAGCATGGTTTGAGGATTGCCGAGCTCTTCCATAATGAAACCGGAAGTCGTGAATATTCCAGTTCCCACCATGTTGGCAACCACCAAAACAGTGGCCGAAAAAGGACCGATTTCTCTTTTCAGCTCACTATTATTCAACGTATTTTTCAAGGCTGTCTACCGTGAACGGACCCCTTTCATTCATCAAAGATTTGCCTTCGATCCAGGTCAAGCCGGTACCGAGTGACCAATTTGCGAATATGGAAGAGGCGCTCATGTCGTCCGATGCCATATCCGTATCGACAACAGCCGAGACTTTGCAGGCATGACCCTGTGCAAGGGATGAAAAAAAGAAAAACAATTCCGCACTACTTGAGATTTGCCTCGTGGCGCTTCATAGCCGCCTCATAGGGCTTGCCCTCCAGGAAGCGGCCAACCAACAACAGACCCATGAATCTTTCCTTTTCTTTAGATAGGCTTTCCCCCATATCAGCTACGGTTCCGCGCGGCTATAGATTGAGAAGGCCAAAGGCCTGTCGTCAAAACAACCAGGAATGCTATAAATAAAAAAATCCGCCCCTTTTGTTTCATGGTGTGTTCTCCTTCTTGCGGTATTCGGCCACGAGATGCACGCCGGTCATGACACAATTGCTATTTCACCTCAAAGGTCAGGGTGGCACAGTAATAGTACTCGTCACATTCCGCCAGGTCGGGGTAGGGGAGCTTATAGGGGACCTTCGCCAGCCAAGCGCCTTTCTTAACAAGCTTGATCTTGGCTTCTCCGTCTTTGTTCGTCATGGTTGAGAAGGCATAGGTCTCACTTTGATCCGAAAACCCAACGTAGGTAGCGTAAAGGTACTCACGGGAAAGGGGTTTCCCTTGGAAAAGGACTTTGACCGGCAGAAGGTCGCCTTCTTTCAGCCTGCCGGGATTCTCCAAGAGTACGATCTCAAGGAGATCGTCCGCCTCCTGGCTCACGCCCTGCCTTTGTCCACCGGCACAAATCACCGTTTTTGCCCTCATGTCATAGCTGACGCACTTGAGTGCATTGTCCAATCCCTTTTTGTTTTGCCGTTTGTACCCGTCCGTGGTCTTGGTATAGACGCCGGAATTGATCTGGGCAAAGATAGGGTATACGCCCTTTTGCTTGACCGTAAGTTCATATTTGCTCATGGATACCTGCTTGAGGTCCACCGTATGCCCTGAGGGATCCAAGGCATAAACGCGTTTCAGGATCCCTTCTTTGTTAAGTTCTTCTTTTGGAAAATGATGGCCCCAGTTGATTTCTATCTGAACAGTGTCGCCTATATCAGGGTGATA
This genomic interval carries:
- a CDS encoding DUF4198 domain-containing protein; translated protein: MKKMFTALCFLIMVSAASSAWGHMLWLLADNYHPDIGDTVQIEINWGHHFPKEELNKEGILKRVYALDPSGHTVDLKQVSMSKYELTVKQKGVYPIFAQINSGVYTKTTDGYKRQNKKGLDNALKCVSYDMRAKTVICAGGQRQGVSQEADDLLEIVLLENPGRLKEGDLLPVKVLFQGKPLSREYLYATYVGFSDQSETYAFSTMTNKDGEAKIKLVKKGAWLAKVPYKLPYPDLAECDEYYYCATLTFEVK